The nucleotide sequence AGGAATTGATCTTAGCAAGCATGATATAAGATTTGTTGAAGATAACTGGGAATCTCCAACTCTTGGAGCCTGGGGTGTAGGCTGGGAATTCTGGCTTGATGGCATGGAAGTTACTCAGTTTACATACTTTCAGCAAGCTGGAGGTATTGATGTAAAGCCTGTAGCACTTGAGCTTACTTATGGACTTGAGCGTATTGCTATGTATTTACAAAATGTTGACAGTGTTTTCGATGTTCAATGGAATGATACATTAAAATATGGCGATATTTATCATCAAAATGAGGTTGAACAATCAGAATATAACTTTGAAGTAGCAACTCCTGAAATACTATTCCAGCTGTTTGATCTATATAATAAAGAAGCAAACAACAATTTAGAAGCCAAATTAGTTCTCCCTTCTTATGATTATGTTTTAAAATGCTCACATTCTTTTAATCTCCTTGATGCAAGAGGCGTTATAAGTAAAGATGAAAGAACTAATTACATAAATAGAATTAGAAGAATGGCAGAAGGTGTAGCTAAGCTTTATGTAGCTCAAAGAGAAGAAATGGGCTATCCACTTCTTAAGAAAACCAAGACATTAGCATAATCATCTTTCTTTGACATACAAGAATCATTGATTATTGGTTTGTGCTTCTGACAGGCAATCTTATTCCAAAAAATTTAATCTTAAGTGAGCAAGAAAAAGTTTTATGCATAAAATTATAGTTGAAAAGTCATCCCGGGCTTGACCCGGGATCTAACCTGTTTATAAACTTAGCGCGAATATTAAATAGATGCCGAAACAAGTTTGGCATGACATCCATTAAGAATTTTTCCTTACTCTTTACTTGATATAAAACAGAGTTGCTGATAAAAATTGCAGTAGTTTATAAATTTCCTGATAGTTATTAGATTCAAATTTTACTGTTGATGCAGATATTCTCTCAATATTCGGCAATAATTCAATAATATCTGCCAATTTTCTATCTCTAAAGTCTAATTCTATTACATATGAAGGATTTTTCTTATATAAAGCCCAATTCTGATGATTTTTTACAGCTTCATAAGCTGCTGATTTCAATTCTTGAAATAATGCTTCATTAGATTTACATTTTGCCGCCGTAGTTGATATTGCGGTTTTAGTGGAAACTGTCTTTATATTGCCTAAAACATCTTTAGCTTCATTGCAAGTTGCATCATCTCCTGTGACTAAGGCTACAGGGATATCTAGATGTCCTGCATATATTGCATTTAACTCAATTTCTCCCACCAGATTTCCATTTAGTTTAATATAATTAAAAATTGTAGAAAAAGTATGAGCTAAAACTCCTTTTTTAGAACCGGCTTTTGCATGGTAACCGGTAAAGAATACACAGGAATAGGATTCATCTAAATTTGATAACATTGAAACAGGTTTAGGTTTACCGCTTATCAGCTCTATTTTAGGGCTAAGTTTTGATATATGAAGATTTTCCATTGTGCCATGAGCATCATTTATGGTAATTTTATCAACTTGAGCTTCTAGTAAACCTTCAACTATCCGGTTTAATTCTTCATGTTGTTGTTTTAACGCCAAAAAATATGATTCCCCACCAGAAACCTCGGTCTGATGAGGATAAACAACATTATTCACTCCTTCAATGTCGGCAGAAATATATATATTAATCATTTATATTTAAACCTCAAGAAAGAGCCTTGTACCTACAATGTTAGGCTTTCCATTGTAGTAACCGGCAAAAAATCCGCCGTGTACAGGTGTATTTTTTCCGTAAGTATTTTGTGTTTGGTCATCTGATTTAAGAAAATGACTGGAAGTAAAGGGATTATAAGATTGATTTGTTTTAACAGGAGTTATAGCTTTTGTTTGGACTGGTTGAAATACTCTGTTAACAAAACTCGCAATATTATTTAGAACCATATTTGCCTACCTTCAAAAATCAACGACAGCGATATTTAGATATAATTTTAATTTTAAAAATCTTAATGTCATGTTTTTTATAATTTATTATTCAATTATATCTGATAAACTTAATAAAAATTAATAGTAAGCCTAAAATTTCATCCTTATGTCGTAGAAATTTTAAGCTTATACAAATAAAAATTATTTAGAAGTAAGAACCTGCTTGGTTAAAAATCTGAATCAAATTATTGTTTTAAATGTCATCAAAGGAACTTAAGGCAGATTCTTTATTTTTATGTATTTGTAATGCATTATCCAGGAATACATAAGATAAAGCTTCATTAACTGATGTTCTTACATTACAAAGTTTAAATGAACCATTATATTCGGTACAAACTTTAAAACCCGAAATCAAAGTGTTAATTCCTTTAGAAGTAATGTTAAATACATTCTTCATGTCAATTATGATATTGTTGTAACCGGAGTTTATAAGTGTTAAGAGTTCTTTTTCAAGCTCCTGGGCTACATAATCTCTATGTAGATTGTTAACCTCTATGGAAACAATCTTTCTTTCCTTATCTTCAATGTTGGAAACAATTTCCATATTGTTGCCGTGTCTTTGGCCTTCAAGCAATCTGATATGTCTAAGAATATTCTTGTGCCATTCAGGGGTTTTTTCTATAAATTCATTGGCACCTTTTATGAAGCACTCACTAATTAATTTTTTATCATCAGTTCCTGAAATTACGATAATTTTCGTACTATCCTGCTTTGTTTTTTCTGCAGCATTGAAGGTTTCTAACAATGTTAAACCATGCTCAGGTTCTGGCATAAATAGATCTAGCAACACATATTGATAATGACGTTTTTTATACTGATCTTGTGCTTCTTCAAAATTTCTTGCTATGTAAACATTGTATCCGGACTTTGTTAGAAGAAGACTTAACTGATAAATGGATAATTCAAGATCATCAATTATCAGTACAGAAGGAATATGAGTTAAGTCTACTTCACTTTTTGCACATTGAGACAGGGATAATTTTTTCTCAAGTTCAATAAGTGCACGAGTTACGGTGCTTGTATCCTGATTTACTGAAGTGTCTACGCCTGCAAGCTGAAGTAATTTTTCCAGTTGTTCTTTATTTAAATTTATATTTTTATCTTCCATCTTCTTAATTCCATATTTAAAGTGTTTATATAATTAATTATTTTATTACATATAGTGATATTTATCTATATTAAAAATAGTTGAGTAACCTGAATTGCTAGATCAATAAAAAGCTTGATATAACTGAATTAAAATTCTCAAAAATTATATAGATTTGGTAAAGGGTTTTACCCTTTACCCACTTTTAGGGTGGCAGGAGTGGGTTTTTGAGAATTTTGGCTAAAATTAATTAGCAATTCAAGTTGAGTAGGCTTTTGGGTTATTTAAGAACTGATTTAAAAGCAGACAGGGTTTTAAAGTGTTTATGAGTGGCTTTTATGTTAAAGTATAAAAGGAAATAAATTTATAAAAGTGAAACTAAATATGATTAAAAAGACGATATTGCCTAATGGAATAAGAGTAATAACTGAATATATGCCAGAAGCTTACTCTTCAACAGTAATGGTATGGATAGATGTAGGCTCCGGGATAGAAAAAATCGAATTAAATGGCATATGTCATTTCATAGAGCATATGGTTTTTAAAGGAACACAAAACAGGACCTCTGAACATATAGTCCAGGCAATTGAGTGTACAGGCGGAAGTATAAATGCTTTTACAGAGAAAGAGACAACTTGCTATTATGCTAAAGTATTAAGTAATCAGGTTTCTGTTGCCTTAGATGTCCTTCTTGATATGGTTTTTAATTCTGTTTATGATGGTAAAAATGTTGAGTTAGAAAGGCAAGTTATATTAGAAGAAATCAAAATGTATGAGGATACACCTGATGAGCTTGTGCATGATCTTCTAATCAGGTCTTTTTGGAAGGGACATCCTTTATCTCAACCTATTACAGGAATAAAAGAAAGTATTTCAGGAATTACAAGGGACGATATTATTGATTTTGTTGATAAATATTATGTTCCTAATAATATAATTGTTTCTATAGCTGGTAATTTTGATGAAGATACTATTATGAATCAATTAAATGAAATTATTTGCCAGCATAAAGAAGCTATAAAAACTCCAGAATTACCAATTCCAACAGTTAATTCTGAGGTTAAGATTTGCGAAAAAGAAATAGAACAGTCCCATATTTGTTTTGGCTTAAAAGGAATTTCAATTTTAGATCAGGATCGTTATACTTCAGCCATTATAGATGTTTGTTTGGGTGGTGGCATGGCATCAAGGTTGTTTCAGGAAATAAGGGAGAAAAGAGGTCTCGTATATTCAATAAATACTTATGAGGCTTTATACCGTTCTTCTGGTATATTTGGGGTATATGCCTGTGCCAGTCCTGTAAATGTGGATGAGGTGATAAAACTGACTCTGGATGAATTTGAAAAAGTAAGAGAATCAGGACTCTCAAATAATGAATTTGAGCAGGCAAAGCTTCAACTCAAAGGAAGTTTGCTAATTGGATCAGAATCAACTAAATATAGAGCGAGTAAAAACGGTAGAGCAGAGCTGTATTTCAATAAAGTATTAACGATTGAAGAAATTTGTGATTCGATTGATAAAGTAACTCAGGATGATATTCAAAGACTCAGTAAACATATGCTTGATACCAAATATCTTGGGTTATCGTTGGTATGTCCTTATGAATTTGCGCCTAAGGAGTTGAGTCTGTCTTGTTAGTGAGGTTTAGGATGGTATATTCTCTCCGTTACTGTGCCTGTTAGACAGGCAAGGTTCCTCCGAGAACACACCCTCCTGCAACAATCATCATTATTTTTATGTCAGAGTATTACTAGGGGAGAAATATAGGAATTAAAATATGGAATCTAATATAAAATTAAAAGTTAGAAGACTTGAACATAATATAAGTTTACCTGAATATGCGACTCAGGGTTCAGCTGGGATGGATTTAACTGCTGCAATATCTGAACCTGTAGAATTTAAACCTTTTGAAAGAAAACTTATTCCAACGGGAATAATTATTGAGCTTCCTCATGGTTTTGAAGCCCAAATTAGACCAAGGTCAGGACTTTCTATTAAGCATGGGATGACCCTGGTTAATTGCGTTGGAACTATAGATGAGGACTATAGAGGTGAAGTGTGTGTGCCGATGATAAATCTTTCTCAGGAAACATACACGATTCAGCCGGGAGACAGAATTGCTCAAATGATAATAGCTCCTGTTCAAAAGGCAGATATTATAGAAATTGAAGAGCTAACAGCGACAGCAAGGTCATCGGGTGGGTTTGGCTCAACTGGCAGGTAATAAATCCTTCTATTATCATTCTGAAAGCAATGAAGGATCTCAAGATAAAATAAATAATGATGATAAAAAGAAAAGAAACTAAAAAAATCAGGATAGGCAATATAGAGATAGGTGGAGATGCTCCTATTTCTGTTCAATCTATGTGTAATACTGACACTAGAGATGTTAGAGCTACTATTGATCAGATAAATAGGCTAACTGAAGCCGGATGTGAACTTGTTCGTGTTGCAGTTTTAAACAAAGAAGCTGCTGAAGCAATTGGTAACATCAAAAAAGAGATAAGAATTCCTCTTATTGCTGATATTCATTTTGATTATAGGCTTGCAATTGAGTCTATAAATCAAGGGATCGATGCATTAAGACTAAATCCTGGTAATATAGGCAAACAAGAGTATGTAGAGCAAGTTATAAAACTCGCTAAAGCTAGAGAAATTCCTATTAGAATAGGAGTTAATTCTGGTTCACTAGAAAAAGATCTTTCTCATAATCCTGATGATATTGCTGATAGTCTTGTTATTAGTGCTATGAGACACATTAAAATACTTGAAGATCTTGATTTTGATTTAATGAAAATTTCTCTAAAATCCAGTAGTGTTCCTACAATGATAGAAGCTTACGAAAAAATTGCTTCTCTTGTTCCTTATCCACTACACCTTGGTGTTACGGAAGCTGGAACACTTAAAACAGGCCTTGTAAAATCGTCTATTGGGATAGGAACTCTTTTAGCTAAAGGTATGGGAGATACAATCAGAATTTCTCTGACTGACGATCCTATAGAAGAGGTCTATGCTGGGTATGAAATTCTGAAAGCTCTAAACTTAAGGCAAAGAGGAATTAATCTAATAAGCTGTCCAACCTGTGGCAGATGTCAGATTGATCTTATTAATCTGGCTAAAAAGGTAGAAGGAAAGTTCAGAAATATTGAAACTCCAATAACAATAGCAGTAATGGGTTGTGCCGTTAATGGTCCCGGTGAAGCTAAAGCAGCAGACATCGGCATTGCTGGCGGCATAGGTGAAGGATTTATCTTCAAAAAAGGTGAAATCATAAAAAAAGTTCCTGAATCAGAATTATTAACTGCTTTTGAGGAAGAATTAAATTTGTACATAACTCAAGTTGCTACTTAAATAATCGTGTGTGTCGCGAGGTGCTTCGCGCTGTCATTGCGAGCCATAAATCGTGACTTTAAGAAATAATCATACTTGCGTGGCAATCTATAAGCAAAAATTTATATAGCCAGCAACTTGAGTTTATACATGACAAAAATAAATTAAGCACTCCAT is from Candidatus Melainabacteria bacterium RIFOXYA2_FULL_32_9 and encodes:
- a CDS encoding glycine--tRNA ligase subunit alpha, producing the protein MSLTFQELIHKLNEYWSNYGCVIQQPYDIEKGASTMNPATFLRVLGPEPWNVAMVEPCRRPTDGRYGENPNRLQHYFQYQVILKPSPEDAQGVYLRSLEYLGIDLSKHDIRFVEDNWESPTLGAWGVGWEFWLDGMEVTQFTYFQQAGGIDVKPVALELTYGLERIAMYLQNVDSVFDVQWNDTLKYGDIYHQNEVEQSEYNFEVATPEILFQLFDLYNKEANNNLEAKLVLPSYDYVLKCSHSFNLLDARGVISKDERTNYINRIRRMAEGVAKLYVAQREEMGYPLLKKTKTLA
- a CDS encoding deoxyuridine 5'-triphosphate nucleotidohydrolase; the encoded protein is MKLKVRRLEHNISLPEYATQGSAGMDLTAAISEPVEFKPFERKLIPTGIIIELPHGFEAQIRPRSGLSIKHGMTLVNCVGTIDEDYRGEVCVPMINLSQETYTIQPGDRIAQMIIAPVQKADIIEIEELTATARSSGGFGSTGR
- a CDS encoding 4-hydroxy-3-methylbut-2-en-1-yl diphosphate synthase — encoded protein: MIKRKETKKIRIGNIEIGGDAPISVQSMCNTDTRDVRATIDQINRLTEAGCELVRVAVLNKEAAEAIGNIKKEIRIPLIADIHFDYRLAIESINQGIDALRLNPGNIGKQEYVEQVIKLAKAREIPIRIGVNSGSLEKDLSHNPDDIADSLVISAMRHIKILEDLDFDLMKISLKSSSVPTMIEAYEKIASLVPYPLHLGVTEAGTLKTGLVKSSIGIGTLLAKGMGDTIRISLTDDPIEEVYAGYEILKALNLRQRGINLISCPTCGRCQIDLINLAKKVEGKFRNIETPITIAVMGCAVNGPGEAKAADIGIAGGIGEGFIFKKGEIIKKVPESELLTAFEEELNLYITQVAT